Within the Miscanthus floridulus cultivar M001 chromosome 17, ASM1932011v1, whole genome shotgun sequence genome, the region TATGGTATCATACTTTATTGTACTATTTTTTAAATGTCTTACTCCCAATGCAACACACGACCATAAACCTCTTATATGTTCCTTATTTGTGAAGACTGAAAACTTATGTAATTATTGACTTGGCTACGTGAACATCACGCTTAAATTATTGTTTTTAATACTAAACATACATTTAAACTTGAATTATCGTTGTATTGTTGTTTTTCTCTATACCGACATGATACTACCAAATTTACAGTAGTAGTACAATAATTATTCTTAAAGCATTTTGTTAAACAATATCATCCGCTGTTAAATTGGAACGCAGGGAGTATATTTTAGCACATATTCACCGGCCGAAAATGATGATCCGACGGCATACTAGCTTGTACAACTTGGTACACTCGTCAGTCGTCACTAGTTGGTAAGCATGATGGAATCAAAGTGGCGATTTTGACGGCGGTTGCATTTGTGCGGCCACGAGGCCTCGACGCCTCGTCGAACAGGAGCCGGCGACGTCGCCCGCTTCGTCCCCTCCACCGCGCCCACGCCACGAATCCATTCCATTCCCATTCCTCCCCACGCCGCGCGCCTCCATAATACCCACACCGCCACCCCCCATGCCGCTCGCCCACCACCACAACCCCCCGGCCCTCACTCACGCGCCATTGGAATTGGCATTCGATTCCCTTCCCGGCGCAGTTCTCGCGCTCCTTTCCCTCCTCCCCGCCTTGTTGCCGCGCGCGTTAGAGCGCGAGAGAGGACCAGCTaacctccggcggcggcggcggcggcaaaggAGGCGAGGTTCATGAAGGTGCTGTGCAGCGCCTgcgaggcggcggaggcgagcGTCCTCTGCTGCGCCGACGACGCCGCACTCTGCGCGCGCTGCGACCGAGAGGTCCACGCCGCCAACCGATTGGCAGGCAAACACCAGCGCCTGCCCCTCCTCGCCCCCGGCGGCCAAAGCGCAGCCGCCGTGTCGCCGCCTAAGTGCGACATATGCCaggtgcgggcgggcgggcgtgcTCATTCTTGTTTATCTTCTACTCGTACATAGCTTTGGACTTGGCTTCACTGACTGACTGGTCATCCTCGCCGCCACCGCGGTTCAGGAATGCGACGCCTACTTCTTCTGCCTGGAGGACCGTGCGCTGCTCTGCCGTAGCTGCGACGTCGCCGTGCACACCGCCAACGCCTTCGTGTCGGCGCACCGTCGCTTCCTGTTAACCGGCGTCCAGGTCGGCCAGGAACTCGAGCTGGACGAGCTCTCCCGGGAGCAGCCAGAGGCGTCGCCTCCCCCGCCGTCGAAGAGCGAGCCGGCGCCGCCGCTCTACAGCGAGAGCGACTTCGGCTGggcggccggcgccggcgccgccgctacCGGGAGCCTCGCTGACTGGTCGGCCGTGGAGGAGTTGTTCGGGTCCCCTGCCCCCCGCCTATCGGAGGCCGCGACCAGGGCCACGCCGAAGCGCAGCCCGCGGGCGCCGCCGGCTTTCGGTGCCGGACAGGGCCGCGTCGCCGGCGGGGTCATGGATTGGCCCCTGGGCGAGTTCTTCCACGGCGTTAGCGACTTCAACGGCGGCTTCGGCTTCGGCTTCGGCGAGAGCGGCACCTCCAAGGTCAGCAGCGCAAAGCTCTGTTTTTGGATCGCCGATTGTAGTGATTATCTATGGATTATTATTAGTTGTGTTTGCTGCCATTAATCTGACATTCTGATGTGGTGTTTCCACTCTGTCATCTCGTCTCGGCAGGCCGACAGCGGGAAGCTCGGGGGCAGCGCGGCTGGCTCCCCATACTACCGCTCGTCGTCGGAGGACCGGGACGCCAACGAGCTGTTCGGCCAGGTGCCGGAGATCCAGTGGTCGGTGCCGGCGCTGCCCTCCCCGCCGACGGCCTCCGGCCTCCACTGGCAGCACGGCGGGCCCGACAGCACCGCCTTCGTGCCGGACATCTGCTCCCCGGACGGCGGCGCCGTCCGCTGCTTCCCGACCGCCGATGGCGCCGCCAAGCGCCAGAGGAACCGCTAGCTCCGCCGCGAGGACACACGAGGCTCATACTGCCGGTCGCTATGTTCCAGATCGTTCTTGCAGGCAACAGAGTACGTTAGACTGCCGCTGCTGCATCCAGGGCAGAGTGGATAGTTTCATTGACATTGTAGTGATGTGATTCAATCAATCTAGCTAGCAACAGACAAGACACCGACTAGTGAGGACCGAGGAATGCGTTGTTGCACGCATCCATGTTGACGGACCGGAGAGAGAAACGGGAATTCAGTTTGTGCGCGTGTTGGGCTGTTGGCGGGTGCATCCAGTCTGGACGATGCTAGATACTGCTGGTGCTAGTCCTACCTGGCCTTTGACTTCCAATGGAGCTCTCTGAAAGACTGAAACTGATGCGCTAACCGATAGCTTAAACACTGGACAGTACGATGCTGATGCCTTGGTTTTCTTGTCCGTTCAAACTCAAAAGCTTGGTCAGTGGCATGATAAGGCTCAATCAATGTAACAAAGATGTTGATGATGCTGCTCTGCTTCCAGATTACAAGGGTGCTTGACTAATCAGTTTGCCTCACTCGCTGAGTTGCCaagtcttttattttcttttttataaAAGAGAGTTATAAAATGGCTTAATTTCAGGTAAATGATGGCCACTGACTAAACGTTGAAGGCTGCTGATCAGTTTTTGACTGATTTCGGATGATTCAATAATGTTTTGTGAAAAAAAATAAGTTGAAATAAGCTGAAACGAGAGTGAAGCATCCGAACGAGCTTGAAGCTATTTCGATGGTTAAATAAAGGAATTCACACACCTTTGGAATTCAAAATCTTTCCACATCCCTTGAACCTGGTCGACTGCGGAACGGAACGGATAGAGATGCCACGAACGTTTTCACATTTTCCTACTGCTCCAAGATTGTATTCAAAATTATTATTCGACAGATTTACATGTTCGAGATTTTTGGAAGAGCGGATTAACTTTTGTCTATAGGAAAACATCGTGCTTTCAGCTTTCATCTTAACGGCTTGTTTGAGGATTGTTCCCCTAGCTATAAATGCATTTTTATTTTCCTTCCTGATCCTATTTCCTATGCACTCGCTTCGTTCCAAATTTCTAGGCATATGACTTTTATTACACATCTAAATACGGAGTATACATTATGTCTATACATAATAAAAGATACTTCCTCCGTCCGTAAAAAAATACAATTATGAAAAACATGCCGGTCAAACTTGTCTAACTTTAACAGGTTTATattaaatagtattaatatttatgtttccaaataaatttattatgaaaatatattctataactaatctaacggtacttattttatatcgtgaatgttagtattttttatataaatttagtcaaagttcaaatgGCTTTTACTTCTCGAAAAacgagaattgtattcttttgtggacggaggcaAAATAAGTACATCTCTCGCTTATCGAGGAGTCAAACttcttttaagtttgactaagtatatagaaaataatatcaatatttatatctctaaataagtttagtGTAAAAGTATATTGCACAATCTATTGACACTTATTACACAACAtaagtattaatattttttttgtttatatttggTCAAACATAGAAAAGTTTGACTCCTTGATGAAcgagatgtgcatttattttggGATAGAAAgaatatgtacctagaaaagttagaatgactttgaaggggatcgtgacgcctaagaggagggtgaattaggcaacttaaaattctaactctaaactaaggttttgctaatgtgttgctatctctaccgtaaaaaggagtaatacaaacaatgtaaatgcgaaagctaaagagcaatgtagagatatgcaaactcccgtcgacgactctaatatttttactgaggtatcgagaaacgcgcaagcttctccctagtccttgttggagcccctcgcaaggaatcccttgcaagggccaagctcccggtcgggtaactccatggatagcctcgggccttccccacgcgcaagtgggtctccgacatgccttccggcaagcctctcccggatgctccccgccgtcttcactatcaagcttccggccgaaacaccgcgtgtcttgttccctccggtacacggtggcgaccacaccacaaacgtggttggtgtgatctcgcaagactacaagcccctccaatgtacaacaatgatgcGCGCAAGCACGGAGTGGTATGAGAtacacaaacctcactaaacactaggtctaaacctagagcaagcacataagcggtggtctaatcaacctaagcacttcgtaaagcacctacgctaatcacctaatgaatcactaagcactatgcaagtgaagatcactaaaatggtgtgtcaacaccctagatatgtttccttagctccactcagatcaaatggccggttgtgaggtctatttataagccccactgagaaaatagtcattggggacgaaatcccgcatTTCTActtctgaccggatgctcaggtcgtcctgatcggacgtgtcctgtcgtcccaaccgttagagccacgatcaactgatcggacgctgccagcatccggtcacatgccactggaggcgtccggtcgtaatttcgtcgctctagaacctctctgtactcgatcggacgctgtagtcctacgtccagtcgatttgtcgccaacgtccggtcaatactaGATGTATTGCCGGTGATAATGAACagtaccatcggtgcatccggtcactttactgttcagcatccggtcgctgctgctgacgccttctattgctgagcctcttgatcagagcatccggttgctatacgccagcgtccggtccaaagtctagtcacctctgtgagctcgtttcttcacgatcttgcgtctagcttggttcctatcttcgtgcttagactttgcttgatatcttacgtcttctcttgtgcttctaaggtcttgcttaaggtgttgatcgtgggatcatcacgtcgcctttgtccaagtcacgtcttgcaccctattagactataaaataatcacttgcaaattcattagtccaatttagttgtgttggtcatcaaacactaaaatccaaagtaaatgggcctagggtccattttccttacaatctccccctttttgtgattgatgacaa harbors:
- the LOC136516658 gene encoding B-box zinc finger protein 22-like, producing the protein MKVLCSACEAAEASVLCCADDAALCARCDREVHAANRLAGKHQRLPLLAPGGQSAAAVSPPKCDICQECDAYFFCLEDRALLCRSCDVAVHTANAFVSAHRRFLLTGVQVGQELELDELSREQPEASPPPPSKSEPAPPLYSESDFGWAAGAGAAATGSLADWSAVEELFGSPAPRLSEAATRATPKRSPRAPPAFGAGQGRVAGGVMDWPLGEFFHGVSDFNGGFGFGFGESGTSKADSGKLGGSAAGSPYYRSSSEDRDANELFGQVPEIQWSVPALPSPPTASGLHWQHGGPDSTAFVPDICSPDGGAVRCFPTADGAAKRQRNR